TGTTTCAATGTAGGGAGTGCTCATGTCGGAGTTAATCCAGGCTGTCATTAATAGTGAAGAGAAAAGCGATCTACGCTCGTTTGTTAGTGAAATTCGTCATCAAGAAAAGCGTTATTTATTGCGTAACGATATTTTGAGTGCTTATGCAGATTATTGTGATAAGCATCAAAAATCAGAAGATTTTATTCAGTCCTCTAATTTAAGTAAGCTGATCTATTATACACAGGAAATTTTACAAGAAGATGGCAACCTGTGTTTAATTATTCGCCCAAAAATTGCCAGTCAAGAAGTTTATCGGTTAACTGAAGATCTCAATGCCGAAGAATTGAGCGTGCAAGAACTTTTAGATGTACGCGATCGCTTTGTCAACCGCTATCATCCTAACGAAGGTGATATTTTAGAACTAGATTTTCAACCATTTTACGATTACTCTCCTGCGATTCGCGATCCCAAAAATATTGGTAAAGGCGTACAATATCTTAACCGCTACCTATCAAGTAAACTCTTCCAAGATCCACGGCAATGGTTAGAGAGTTTGTTTGATTTTCTGCGCTTGCATCAATACGAAGGTAGCCAACTGCTAATTAACGGACAAATTCAATCGCAGCAACGACTTTCAGACCAAATCAAAAAAGCGCTAACCTATGTCGGTAAATTAGATAGCGAAGAACCCTACGAAAAGTTTCGCTATGCACTACAATCGATGGGCTTTGAACCTGGTTGGGGAAATACTGCGGGTCGAGTCGCCGAAACGTTAGAAATTCTTGATGAACTCATCGACTCACCAGATCACCAAACACTGGAAGCGTTTATTTCGCGGATTCCAATGGTGTTTAAAATTGTATTGGTGTCTGCCCACGGTTGGTTTGGTCAAGAAGGAGTTTTAGGAAGACCGGACACGGGTGGTCAAGTTGTGTACGTCCTTGACCAAGCAAAAAGTTTAGAAAAACAATTACAAGAAGATACAACACTTGCGGGATTGGATGTCCTCAATGTTCAACCCAAAGTCATTATCCTTACGCGGTTGATTCCTAATAGCGATGGAACGCTGTGTAACCAACGCCTTGAAAAAGTCCATGGTACAGAAAATGCTTGGATTTTGCGCGTACCGTTGCGGGAATTTAATCCAAAAATGACGCAAAACTGGATTTCGCGTTTTGAGTTTTGGCCTTATCTAGAAACGTTTGCGATTGATTCGGAAAAAGAACTACGATCCGAGTTACGCGGTAATCCAGATTTGATTATTGGCAATTATACCGATGGCAATCTGGTGGCATTTTTACTCGCACGGCGGATGAAGGTAACGCAGTGCAATATTGCCCATGCGTTAGAAAAGTCGAAGTACTTGTTTAGTAACTTGTACTGGCAAGACTTAGAAGATAAATACCATTTTTCCTTGCAATTCACTGCTGATTTGATTGCGATGAATGCGGCAAATTTTATCATCAGCAGCACGTATCAAGAAATTGTGGGGACACCCGATAGTGTGGGACAGTACGAATCGTACAAGTGTTTCACAATGCCAGAGTTGTATCACGTTGTCAGTGGTATTGAGTTATTTAGTCCCAAATTCAACGTCGTACCGCCTGGAGTTAACGAGACATACTATTTCCCGTATTCGCGGTGGGAAGATCGTGTCGAAAGCGATCGCGCCCGTATAGAAGAGTTGCTATTTACCCAAGAAGACCCCAGCCAAATCTTTGGTAAACTCGACGATCCGACTAAGCGCCCAATTTTCTCAATGGCGCGTCTTGACCGTATTAAAAACTTGACGGGTCTAGCCGAATGCTTTGGTAAAAGTCCGGAATTACAAGAACATTGTAATTTAATCTTAGTTGCAGGTAAGTTACGCGTTGAAGAGTCAGGCGACAACGAAGAACGTGACGAAATAGAGAAGCTTTACCGCATCATTGATCAATACAATCTACATGGTAAGTTTCGCTGGTTAGGAGTGCGCCTGTCTAAAACTGATTCTGGCGAAATTTATCGCGTCATAGCCGATCGTCAAGGTATTTTTGTGCAACCAGCGTTATTTGAGGCGTTTGGTTTAACGATTCTTGAAGCAATGATTTCCGGATTACCAACGTTTGCAACGCAGTTTGGCGGTCCACTCGAGATTATTAATGACAAGGTAAATGGCTTCTACATCAACCCAACACATCTAGAAGAAACCGCCGAGAAAATTCTCGATTTTGTCACTAAATGCGAACAAAATCCTAACTATTGGTACGAGATTTCCACACGGGCGATGGATCGCGTTTACAGCACCTACACGTGGAAAATTCACACCACCAGGCTACTATCTTTAGCGCGAATCTATGGTTTTTGGAACTTTACTTCCAAGGAAAACCGCGAGGATTTGTTACGCTACCTTGAGGCACTATTCTACCTTATTTACAAGCCGAGAGCGCAACAGTTGCTAGAACAACATATGTATCGTTAAAGAGGAGTTAGGGGAGAGGAGCGAGTTATTGTTGAAATAGTCCTTCTTGCCCCCGCATTACTCTGTATTATTTAACCAATTCTATCGATGACTGGGTGGAAGTAGAAAGCAAGTCCTAGCACTGTATAAGTAGCGAGAAGTAATGTACCTTCTAGCCAGTTGGAACGACCGTCTGAACTGATAGAATTGGCGATGAGTACCGATACCGCAACAGCGACAAGTTCAAAAGGATTGAAGTCTAAATCCATTGGTTGACCAAAGAACCAACCAACTAATACTAAAACTGGAGCGACAAATAGCGCGATTTGTAAGCTTGATCCAACAGCGACAGACAGCGAAAGATCCATTTTGTTTTTCATCGCTACGGTAACAGCGGTAGCGTGTTCGGCGGCGTTACCGATGATCGGAACAAGAATGACTCCGGTAAAAAGTGCTGTCAATCCCAGTTGTGATGTGGCGACTTCGAGGGAATCAACTAAAAATTCTGACTCGACTGCAACTAATATGGTTGCGGCGAATAAAACACCAACCCACAACAATAAATTAGGCTTTGTGGTGTGTGCTTCGGCTTCGGTTTCTGCAACACCTACATCGTAAAGATACGAATGAGTTTTCATCGAGAATAGCAGTGTGAGTGCGTAGACTAGCATCAATACCACAGCAACTGCGATCGAAAGGTTTTGGATCGTAGCTTCGGTAATTCCGCTTGAGGTAATGTCAACGGTAGTTGGTACTAAAATCGCAATCACTGCTAGATTCATTGAGGCTGCGTTAACTCGCGCTACAACCGGCTGAAATTCTTGTTCTTTGTGGCGCAAGCCTCCGAGTAGCATTGCAAGCCCCATAACTAAAAGTAAGTTACCGATGATCGAACCGGTAATACTCGCTTTGACAACATCAACAAGACCTGATTTCAGCGCAATTAACGCAATAATAAGTTCGGTTGCATTCCCAAATGTCGCGTTGAGTAACCCTCCGAGAATTGGTCCTACCACGACAGCAATTTCTTCGGTAGCAGTCCCCATCCACGCAGCTAAAGGTAAAATCGCGAGTCCAGCTGTGATAAAAACTGCTAACTCACCCCACTCTAAAAAATGAGCAGCAAAGGAGATTGGGACAAATAGTAGCAGAACCGAAAATAGAATATTTTTAACTGACATTTCTAACTTTGAGCAAGGGTAATCGTTACAATCAATGCTTAATTGCTGTAACTCGACTCTAGGATACTCGTTTTGAGAGATCAGAAATCAGAGATCCAAGGTTAGAGAATTATTGAGAATTTTAGATGAAGTTGCTTTGTTAAGTTTTAGCTAAGATTTTTGTAACCAAAAATGAAGCTTTGTTTAGCAAGTCAAAGTCTAATTAGCAAAACATTAAGACAGTCTTAAATTCAGGCGATTTTTAGAGTTTAATGGTGATTGTAGAAGTTTGTTGCGGATTTAGACCTCTAGGGTGAGGCAGTACTCTCGTCTGGGTTAATAAAATATAACGATTGCTAAGGACAAAGTGAAACACCGCAACAATTGCCCAGGCTCTAAATTTATCTTTTTACCATCAATGCGGACTTGAGTACCGAATTTTGCTGTTGCAACACCAAGTTTGGCATTAGGTTTATATCCCTTCATATTGAGTTTGGATAGTATTATATGATTGCTTCTTCTCAAAGCTTAGGGGATCAAAGCGTTAAAGTATCTACTACGCACAATCCTCTTCAGACAGCTACAGGCGTTTACGTCACCGTCCACGGTCATTTCTATCAACCGCCACGGGAAAATCCTTATCTCGACGCGATTGAACGTCAACCAAGTGCTTCCCCATTCCACGATTGGAACGAACGTATTCACTATGAATGCTATCGTCCCAACGCTTTCGCTAGGGTGCTGAACGAACGAGGCGAGATTGTGGGGATCGTTAATAATTACGAGTATATGAGCTTTAACGTTGGACCAACGTTAATGTCTTGGTTGGAGCGTTATGATGTCGAGGTTTATCAACGAA
This sequence is a window from Chroogloeocystis siderophila 5.2 s.c.1. Protein-coding genes within it:
- a CDS encoding sucrose synthase: MSELIQAVINSEEKSDLRSFVSEIRHQEKRYLLRNDILSAYADYCDKHQKSEDFIQSSNLSKLIYYTQEILQEDGNLCLIIRPKIASQEVYRLTEDLNAEELSVQELLDVRDRFVNRYHPNEGDILELDFQPFYDYSPAIRDPKNIGKGVQYLNRYLSSKLFQDPRQWLESLFDFLRLHQYEGSQLLINGQIQSQQRLSDQIKKALTYVGKLDSEEPYEKFRYALQSMGFEPGWGNTAGRVAETLEILDELIDSPDHQTLEAFISRIPMVFKIVLVSAHGWFGQEGVLGRPDTGGQVVYVLDQAKSLEKQLQEDTTLAGLDVLNVQPKVIILTRLIPNSDGTLCNQRLEKVHGTENAWILRVPLREFNPKMTQNWISRFEFWPYLETFAIDSEKELRSELRGNPDLIIGNYTDGNLVAFLLARRMKVTQCNIAHALEKSKYLFSNLYWQDLEDKYHFSLQFTADLIAMNAANFIISSTYQEIVGTPDSVGQYESYKCFTMPELYHVVSGIELFSPKFNVVPPGVNETYYFPYSRWEDRVESDRARIEELLFTQEDPSQIFGKLDDPTKRPIFSMARLDRIKNLTGLAECFGKSPELQEHCNLILVAGKLRVEESGDNEERDEIEKLYRIIDQYNLHGKFRWLGVRLSKTDSGEIYRVIADRQGIFVQPALFEAFGLTILEAMISGLPTFATQFGGPLEIINDKVNGFYINPTHLEETAEKILDFVTKCEQNPNYWYEISTRAMDRVYSTYTWKIHTTRLLSLARIYGFWNFTSKENREDLLRYLEALFYLIYKPRAQQLLEQHMYR
- the cax gene encoding calcium/proton exchanger, with amino-acid sequence MSVKNILFSVLLLFVPISFAAHFLEWGELAVFITAGLAILPLAAWMGTATEEIAVVVGPILGGLLNATFGNATELIIALIALKSGLVDVVKASITGSIIGNLLLVMGLAMLLGGLRHKEQEFQPVVARVNAASMNLAVIAILVPTTVDITSSGITEATIQNLSIAVAVVLMLVYALTLLFSMKTHSYLYDVGVAETEAEAHTTKPNLLLWVGVLFAATILVAVESEFLVDSLEVATSQLGLTALFTGVILVPIIGNAAEHATAVTVAMKNKMDLSLSVAVGSSLQIALFVAPVLVLVGWFFGQPMDLDFNPFELVAVAVSVLIANSISSDGRSNWLEGTLLLATYTVLGLAFYFHPVIDRIG